From Halobacillus sp. Marseille-Q1614, the proteins below share one genomic window:
- a CDS encoding ethanolamine ammonia-lyase subunit EutB, translating to MKLSCKLFEEVYHFKSIKDVLAKASEEKSGDVMAKIGTESSLERMAAKYVLSELQLKDIYENPVISYDTDEVSRIIYEDVSTYIYKEVANWTVGELREYILSHSTSPSDLKRLSRGLTSEMISAVAKLMSSIDLVLASQKMKHQAHCNTTIGEPGRLAFRCQPNHPVDNPDGILASIKEGLSYGAGDAVIGINPNNEAVESVAKLLTMSHEFMQQWEIPTQNCVLAHITTQMQAMKQGAPVALLFQSLAGTQVANDDFGVQSKILDEGYELMKAKGTSAGPNFFYFETGQGSEVSLDGHLGVDMQTLEARTYGYARHWNPFMVNNVSGFIGPETLFDGKQMIRADLEDLFMGKLHNLPMGIAPTYTNHMSADQNDQEIAGMLTTVAGANFYMGVPGGDDVMLSYQDTSYHDDASLREMLGLRPLADFEKWLEKMGIMENGRLTEKAGDLSIFN from the coding sequence ATGAAATTATCTTGCAAGCTGTTTGAGGAAGTTTACCATTTCAAGTCCATTAAAGATGTATTAGCAAAGGCGAGCGAAGAGAAGTCAGGAGATGTCATGGCGAAGATTGGAACAGAGTCTTCGTTAGAAAGAATGGCAGCAAAATATGTATTAAGTGAGCTTCAGTTAAAAGATATCTATGAGAATCCTGTCATTTCCTACGATACAGATGAAGTAAGCCGGATCATCTACGAGGATGTGAGTACCTATATTTATAAAGAAGTGGCAAATTGGACGGTTGGTGAACTAAGGGAATATATTCTTTCCCACTCAACGAGTCCATCTGATCTTAAGAGACTCAGCCGAGGGTTAACAAGTGAGATGATCTCCGCGGTGGCGAAGCTGATGTCGAGTATTGATTTGGTGTTAGCTTCACAAAAGATGAAGCATCAAGCTCACTGTAATACGACGATTGGAGAACCTGGACGATTGGCATTCAGATGTCAGCCGAACCACCCGGTTGATAATCCTGATGGAATTTTAGCTTCTATTAAAGAAGGTTTATCTTATGGTGCTGGTGATGCAGTAATTGGGATTAACCCTAACAACGAAGCTGTTGAATCAGTTGCTAAACTTTTAACAATGAGCCATGAGTTCATGCAGCAATGGGAGATTCCTACACAAAACTGTGTTCTTGCCCACATTACCACTCAAATGCAGGCTATGAAGCAAGGGGCCCCTGTCGCTCTTCTTTTTCAAAGCTTAGCAGGCACTCAAGTGGCGAACGATGACTTTGGTGTTCAGTCGAAAATCTTAGATGAGGGTTATGAATTAATGAAGGCGAAGGGGACATCCGCCGGACCTAACTTTTTCTATTTTGAAACAGGTCAAGGCTCAGAGGTGTCGCTGGACGGTCATTTAGGTGTAGATATGCAGACCTTGGAAGCGAGAACTTACGGGTATGCGCGCCATTGGAATCCATTTATGGTAAACAATGTTTCAGGATTTATTGGGCCTGAAACGCTATTTGACGGCAAGCAGATGATCAGGGCAGACCTTGAAGACTTGTTCATGGGCAAACTTCATAATTTACCAATGGGGATTGCACCTACTTATACAAACCATATGAGTGCGGACCAGAATGATCAGGAAATTGCCGGTATGTTAACAACAGTGGCAGGAGCAAACTTTTACATGGGGGTTCCCGGCGGTGATGATGTCATGCTCAGCTATCAGGATACGAGTTATCATGATGATGCAAGTTTACGTGAGATGTTAGGTTTACGCCCTTTGGCTGATTTTGAGAAGTGGTTGGAAAAGATGGGAATTATGGAAAATGGACGTTTGACAGAAAAAGCAGGCGACTTATCGATCTTCAATTAA
- a CDS encoding DUF6044 family protein: MWSNTFRYFIKHRWIVLSCAVLFLYLLPYYALGGDTHIRVHDNLDSNIVWYKMLAESGQIFAGPDATLPNVINGLPRSALPSALDGVLWLHVWFGPMSAYIISQTIMRIGAFFGMYLLLSRFVIPENKRKWITAGVSLSFAMLPFWPSGVLTVAGLPLAFYLFLTIRKKGKQTPRYIWLALAVIPFFSNFILTFIFFLGIMGALWLVEWIRKKQFNAPFFIAIAGMTMLYVVKNYLLIYTMFIDSSFTSHREENDLGHKDISETIELFEKNFLYGHTHDEAIQTPYVILVIIAALFIAMLRGGYPTRLVLMFSSIPVLSLWYAFWYWEGLRLLKDNMGLFNSFNFARIHFFDPMLWYLCFALALVIIARQVKGSQLIAAVLIVMQCWNVYQLKEETKYGEFNTPTFNEFYSTELFDQIQAYIGEDPSEYRVVSVAMHPTIPQYNGFYTLDTYNNTYPLEYKHKFREVIAPELEKSPKLKNYYDTWGGRAYVYSSELGKKYMFKKSSDKTIEELLINTQALKGLGGEYVLAGLPIENYEEIGLSLEKSFETEDSPWRIYLYSVK; the protein is encoded by the coding sequence ATGTGGTCAAATACGTTCAGATATTTTATCAAGCATAGATGGATCGTACTTTCATGTGCGGTCCTGTTTCTATATTTACTACCCTATTACGCGTTGGGCGGGGATACCCACATTCGCGTGCATGATAATCTCGATTCCAACATCGTTTGGTATAAAATGCTCGCCGAAAGCGGACAGATTTTTGCCGGCCCCGACGCCACTCTGCCTAACGTAATCAACGGGCTGCCAAGAAGTGCGCTCCCTTCTGCGTTAGACGGCGTTCTATGGCTACATGTGTGGTTTGGTCCAATGAGTGCCTATATCATCAGCCAGACGATTATGAGAATCGGCGCGTTCTTTGGCATGTATCTATTATTAAGCCGTTTCGTCATTCCAGAAAATAAAAGAAAATGGATCACAGCGGGGGTTTCACTCTCTTTTGCCATGCTTCCGTTTTGGCCGTCCGGTGTATTGACGGTTGCTGGCCTGCCATTAGCTTTTTATCTGTTTTTAACCATTCGGAAAAAAGGAAAACAAACGCCACGGTATATTTGGCTGGCATTAGCCGTTATTCCGTTTTTCTCAAATTTCATCTTAACCTTTATTTTCTTCCTCGGAATTATGGGAGCCCTCTGGCTGGTGGAATGGATACGGAAAAAACAATTTAATGCCCCTTTTTTTATTGCAATTGCCGGTATGACCATGCTTTATGTCGTGAAAAATTATTTGTTGATCTACACGATGTTCATAGATTCCTCGTTCACATCGCACCGTGAGGAAAATGATCTCGGCCATAAAGACATCTCCGAAACGATTGAGCTGTTCGAAAAGAATTTTTTGTACGGACATACCCATGATGAGGCAATTCAGACGCCTTACGTCATACTGGTGATCATCGCCGCATTGTTTATCGCAATGCTTCGGGGAGGCTATCCGACCCGGCTTGTACTGATGTTTAGCTCCATCCCGGTTCTCTCTCTATGGTATGCCTTTTGGTACTGGGAAGGCTTGAGGCTGCTTAAAGACAACATGGGTCTGTTTAACAGCTTCAACTTTGCCCGTATTCACTTTTTTGACCCGATGCTGTGGTATTTATGTTTTGCTCTGGCACTTGTCATTATAGCCAGGCAGGTAAAAGGCAGCCAGCTGATCGCCGCCGTTTTAATTGTTATGCAATGCTGGAATGTCTATCAACTTAAGGAAGAAACGAAGTATGGCGAGTTCAATACCCCGACGTTTAACGAGTTTTATTCGACAGAGCTTTTTGATCAGATTCAAGCCTATATCGGAGAAGATCCTTCCGAGTACCGTGTTGTCAGTGTCGCTATGCACCCAACGATTCCACAATACAACGGTTTTTATACCCTGGATACTTACAACAACACCTATCCGTTAGAGTATAAACATAAATTCCGGGAAGTCATCGCTCCTGAACTTGAGAAAAGCCCCAAATTAAAAAATTACTACGACACGTGGGGCGGAAGGGCCTATGTCTATTCCAGTGAACTAGGCAAAAAATATATGTTTAAAAAGAGCAGTGATAAAACGATTGAAGAGCTATTAATAAATACTCAGGCGTTAAAAGGATTAGGAGGAGAATATGTCCTCGCAGGGCTGCCAATTGAAAACTACGAAGAAATCGGGCTGTCATTAGAGAAATCCTTTGAAACTGAGGATTCACCATGGAGGATTTATTTATATAGCGTGAAGTAA
- the eutS gene encoding ethanolamine utilization microcompartment protein EutS codes for MSEEKKRFIQEFVPGKQVTLSHLIANPDVDMFEKLGIEESGALGILTLTPSETVIIAGDYATKAAHVGIGFLDRFTGSLVLIGSVSEVEMSMKEVNRFLSETLGYTPSKITKS; via the coding sequence TTGAGTGAAGAAAAGAAAAGGTTTATTCAAGAATTTGTTCCTGGAAAACAAGTGACGCTGAGTCATTTAATTGCTAACCCGGATGTAGATATGTTTGAAAAGTTGGGCATTGAAGAATCAGGGGCTTTAGGTATTCTCACCTTAACTCCGAGTGAAACGGTGATTATTGCCGGTGATTATGCTACAAAAGCAGCTCATGTAGGGATTGGTTTTTTAGATCGGTTTACGGGAAGCCTCGTCCTGATTGGGAGTGTTTCAGAGGTTGAAATGTCGATGAAAGAAGTGAATCGGTTCTTATCAGAAACGCTGGGTTATACCCCTTCGAAAATTACAAAATCTTAA
- the rffA gene encoding dTDP-4-amino-4,6-dideoxygalactose transaminase, giving the protein MIPFNRPCVVGGEEELIKEAVVNAKLSGNGPFDKKCTAWLEDRLDCTRAFMTPSCTAALEMAAILTEAGPGDEVIMPSYTFVSTANAFALRGAEIRFVDIEEKTLNISPKQIEQAITPRTKVIVVVHYAGVSCEMDEIMRIAEEHGLWVIEDAAQALTSTYKGKPLGTIGHLGTFSFHETKNYTCGEGGTLIVNHQPLIERAEMVQEKGTNRAQFSRGMVDKYTWRDLGSSYLLSELNSAYLFQQFKNIDQINKDRMERWNQYRDDLQEVTAIPEIEGPFIPEQIEHNAHMFYLKCRDEQERADLIGYLKENDVMAVPHYVPLHSSHAGEQFGTFIGKDNFTTRESERIVRLPLYYGITEEDVRHVVKYVQIFYQA; this is encoded by the coding sequence ATGATTCCATTTAACCGCCCCTGTGTCGTCGGGGGCGAAGAAGAACTAATCAAAGAAGCTGTAGTCAATGCCAAGCTGTCGGGAAATGGACCATTCGATAAAAAATGCACCGCCTGGCTTGAAGATCGATTAGACTGTACACGTGCTTTTATGACACCGTCATGTACTGCTGCTCTGGAAATGGCGGCTATTTTAACAGAAGCAGGGCCGGGCGATGAAGTCATAATGCCTTCATACACGTTCGTTTCAACAGCCAATGCATTTGCTTTAAGAGGAGCTGAAATTCGCTTCGTCGATATTGAAGAAAAAACGCTCAATATCTCACCTAAGCAAATTGAACAGGCGATTACTCCGCGAACAAAAGTGATTGTTGTCGTTCATTATGCCGGAGTGTCATGCGAGATGGATGAGATTATGAGGATAGCTGAAGAGCATGGACTTTGGGTCATTGAAGATGCGGCCCAGGCGTTAACAAGTACTTATAAAGGAAAGCCTTTAGGTACAATCGGCCATTTAGGCACCTTCAGTTTTCATGAGACGAAAAATTACACATGCGGTGAAGGGGGGACGCTGATCGTCAACCACCAGCCATTGATTGAGAGGGCGGAAATGGTTCAGGAAAAAGGAACGAACCGAGCCCAGTTCTCCCGGGGAATGGTTGATAAATATACGTGGCGCGACCTCGGCTCCTCCTATCTCCTAAGCGAGCTTAACTCGGCTTATCTTTTTCAGCAGTTTAAAAATATTGATCAGATTAATAAAGATCGCATGGAAAGATGGAATCAATATAGGGACGATCTGCAGGAAGTTACCGCGATCCCAGAAATAGAAGGTCCCTTTATACCGGAACAAATCGAACATAATGCCCATATGTTTTATTTGAAATGCAGAGATGAGCAGGAACGAGCCGATCTTATCGGTTATTTAAAAGAAAATGATGTAATGGCTGTTCCGCATTACGTGCCGCTTCACTCTTCCCATGCAGGAGAACAGTTTGGTACGTTTATAGGAAAAGACAATTTTACAACGCGGGAAAGCGAACGAATTGTCCGGCTGCCTTTATATTATGGAATTACAGAAGAGGATGTCCGTCATGTGGTCAAATACGTTCAGATATTTTATCAAGCATAG
- a CDS encoding sensor histidine kinase — protein sequence MTDRSMITSLCKEHTNLQGEDIEKIIEVSQSMQMMADLSKANIFIDCLLRDENHAIVVAEAAPRTAKSIYEKQVAGNIAYQTFEPAVLYCLRTGNTMSSNRAITQERKKVEQSVVPIFNHKDKVIGTLIMEKDISDHVEKQEELKALSKTTETLSGLLMNDSGSQPIVPELMEEALFYIGEKGELLYSNPAAINLLHELEGMSCEYGENLAACLPLLEEIVEEPGELLVKELESHDKTFKLKKIPLPHSKKDNGMFIIMRDLTELREKEKELIMKSVAIQEIHHRVKNNLQTVASLLRLQMRRGIPEESKVYFLESLNRILSIASVYEVILSNSSIDEVDIYELTEKIGNMLVYTTGYSGKKITIEYAGDSLIIESGRAVSIALIINELIQNCINHAFENRVKGTISIGFEQRDEKMTVVVKDDGIGYKEENKASLGLDIVKRMAEHDLSGTFQIKGMNKGTEAYLTFPQERRV from the coding sequence ATGACTGATCGCTCAATGATTACTTCTTTATGTAAAGAACATACGAATCTACAAGGGGAAGATATCGAGAAGATTATTGAAGTTAGTCAATCAATGCAAATGATGGCTGATTTATCAAAGGCCAATATTTTTATTGATTGTCTACTTCGTGATGAGAACCATGCCATCGTTGTTGCTGAAGCAGCTCCACGAACGGCAAAGTCTATTTATGAAAAGCAAGTCGCTGGAAATATTGCTTATCAAACGTTTGAACCTGCTGTGTTGTATTGTTTAAGAACAGGGAATACGATGAGCTCCAATCGTGCCATAACACAAGAAAGAAAAAAGGTAGAGCAAAGCGTCGTACCCATTTTTAATCATAAAGATAAAGTTATTGGAACACTCATTATGGAGAAGGACATTAGTGACCATGTTGAAAAACAGGAAGAATTGAAAGCGCTGTCAAAAACAACCGAAACACTAAGCGGTCTTCTCATGAATGATTCAGGCAGTCAGCCGATTGTTCCTGAATTAATGGAAGAAGCTTTGTTCTATATCGGGGAGAAAGGCGAATTATTATATTCGAATCCCGCGGCTATCAATCTCCTCCATGAGTTAGAAGGAATGTCGTGTGAATATGGTGAAAATTTAGCCGCTTGCCTGCCGCTTTTAGAAGAAATAGTTGAAGAGCCTGGCGAGCTTCTCGTAAAAGAACTAGAATCCCATGATAAGACATTCAAACTCAAAAAGATTCCATTGCCTCACAGCAAGAAAGACAACGGCATGTTTATTATTATGAGGGATTTGACGGAACTTCGGGAAAAAGAGAAAGAACTGATTATGAAGTCTGTAGCTATTCAGGAAATTCATCACCGAGTGAAAAATAATCTGCAGACGGTGGCCAGCCTGCTGAGACTTCAAATGAGACGGGGAATTCCGGAAGAGAGTAAGGTCTACTTTCTGGAAAGCTTAAATCGTATCTTGAGCATTGCTTCCGTATATGAAGTAATTTTATCTAACAGCAGTATTGATGAAGTCGATATTTACGAACTTACAGAGAAGATTGGCAATATGCTTGTCTATACGACAGGTTATTCTGGTAAAAAAATAACAATTGAATATGCGGGAGACAGCTTAATCATTGAATCTGGAAGAGCAGTATCGATTGCCCTCATTATTAATGAATTGATCCAAAATTGTATCAATCATGCATTCGAAAATAGAGTTAAAGGGACGATCAGCATAGGATTTGAGCAGCGGGATGAGAAGATGACAGTTGTCGTCAAAGACGATGGGATAGGTTATAAAGAAGAGAATAAAGCATCCTTGGGACTGGATATTGTAAAAAGAATGGCCGAGCATGATTTATCAGGAACTTTTCAAATAAAGGGAATGAATAAAGGCACAGAGGCTTATCTTACATTTCCTCAAGAAAGAAGGGTGTAA
- a CDS encoding ANTAR domain-containing response regulator, with the protein MSKKILLVEDESIVRMDISLMLQDAGFEVIGEAGDGEKAIELAESLKPDLIIMDIKMPKLNGLKASKIISKMFNIPILLLTAYSQQEFIEKAKEANIVGYIVKPVAENRLIPAVEIALHQGEVSERYRSEVKEADARLEARKTVERAKGLLMEEFGYSEDTSYKKLRKISMNKQWTLEKVAQQVLRKYSPERQLTNTK; encoded by the coding sequence ATGAGTAAGAAAATATTACTAGTAGAAGATGAATCGATTGTTCGCATGGATATATCGTTAATGCTGCAGGATGCTGGGTTTGAAGTAATAGGAGAAGCCGGGGATGGCGAGAAAGCGATTGAACTGGCGGAAAGTTTGAAACCTGATCTCATAATCATGGATATTAAAATGCCGAAATTAAATGGATTAAAGGCCAGCAAAATAATTTCCAAAATGTTTAACATCCCAATACTTCTCTTAACAGCTTACAGCCAGCAGGAATTTATCGAAAAAGCTAAAGAGGCGAATATAGTAGGATACATTGTCAAACCTGTGGCGGAAAACCGATTAATTCCCGCAGTTGAAATTGCTCTTCATCAAGGAGAAGTATCCGAAAGATACAGATCAGAAGTTAAAGAGGCGGATGCTCGTCTCGAGGCACGTAAAACGGTGGAAAGAGCTAAAGGATTATTAATGGAGGAATTTGGCTATTCAGAAGACACCTCTTACAAGAAGTTGAGAAAGATCAGCATGAACAAACAATGGACGCTGGAAAAAGTGGCCCAGCAAGTTTTGAGGAAATATTCGCCGGAACGTCAGCTTACTAATACCAAGTAA
- a CDS encoding GNAT family N-acetyltransferase, whose product MTEYLRPTPWDVRNFHIDTFEVTSMEEEALAQTEERKGHYTIKIDPLSNPKRLLDSGFYYVDTLIEPVCKAEKLLNFDQEGITIEERYNLNTVLEIAEKTFHHGRFHRDFNIPNEQADKRYMNWTKDLIEKEQVYALNVQGETAGFYGFEKDKVLLLGMSRKYRGKGLARPFLSAACQKQLIESGSEELTTSISAANVASLNLFYSLGYRLRTTKDVYHKLNRLGG is encoded by the coding sequence GTGACGGAATATTTGCGTCCCACTCCCTGGGATGTCCGGAATTTTCATATCGATACATTTGAAGTAACCAGTATGGAGGAAGAGGCGCTTGCGCAAACCGAAGAGCGTAAAGGCCATTACACGATAAAAATAGATCCGCTTTCAAACCCAAAGCGTCTGTTAGACAGCGGGTTTTACTATGTGGATACGTTAATTGAACCCGTCTGTAAAGCGGAAAAGCTATTAAACTTCGATCAGGAAGGTATCACGATAGAAGAGAGATATAACCTGAACACCGTTTTGGAGATTGCTGAAAAAACCTTCCATCATGGCCGGTTTCACCGTGATTTTAATATTCCAAATGAACAGGCGGATAAAAGGTACATGAACTGGACGAAGGATTTAATTGAGAAAGAGCAAGTCTATGCATTAAATGTTCAAGGTGAAACAGCCGGTTTTTATGGGTTTGAAAAGGATAAAGTCCTCCTGCTTGGAATGAGCAGGAAATATCGTGGAAAAGGGCTGGCGAGGCCGTTTTTAAGCGCAGCCTGCCAAAAGCAACTGATTGAATCAGGAAGTGAGGAGCTAACGACATCTATTTCGGCAGCCAATGTGGCTTCTCTCAATTTGTTTTATTCCCTCGGATATCGCCTGCGTACAACAAAAGACGTTTATCACAAGCTCAATCGGCTGGGCGGGTGA
- the eutC gene encoding ethanolamine ammonia-lyase subunit EutC → MNIEEIVKSVIEEMEQKKVKTPYIDKKYDREKEFTYQFSKKVTVDNPADADMIESVQKITPARIGIGRAGTRMKTKNYLDFRVDHAAAQDAVFKDAEESVLKDMGLPILHSRAQSMQEYLMNLDVGRKLNKESAEWLEENGSKGKQVQIIVSDGLSSTGVEHTVPDLYHSLVQGLKSKNISMGTPIFVKKSRVWLQDEVASIVDCDLVISLIGERPGLATAKSISAYIIYKPNKDSVEADRTVFSNIHEGGVPPVEAGAYLSEIIEKMLKHKASGVKFSQIN, encoded by the coding sequence ATGAATATTGAAGAAATCGTAAAAAGTGTGATCGAAGAAATGGAACAAAAAAAGGTGAAAACTCCATATATAGATAAGAAATACGACAGAGAAAAAGAGTTTACGTATCAATTTTCAAAAAAGGTTACTGTAGACAACCCCGCCGATGCAGACATGATTGAAAGTGTGCAGAAGATCACACCTGCCAGGATCGGTATTGGACGGGCAGGCACACGAATGAAAACGAAAAACTATCTGGATTTTCGGGTAGACCACGCCGCTGCGCAGGATGCGGTTTTTAAGGATGCAGAAGAATCTGTTCTTAAGGATATGGGACTGCCTATTCTTCATTCTCGAGCACAATCCATGCAGGAGTATTTAATGAACTTGGATGTTGGACGAAAGCTGAATAAGGAATCAGCAGAGTGGCTTGAGGAAAATGGTTCAAAAGGGAAACAGGTACAGATTATTGTCTCCGATGGATTGAGCTCTACTGGGGTAGAACATACAGTACCCGACCTTTATCATTCTTTAGTTCAAGGGTTAAAATCAAAAAATATCTCTATGGGCACTCCAATTTTTGTTAAGAAAAGCAGAGTCTGGCTTCAGGATGAGGTAGCTTCGATTGTCGATTGTGATTTAGTAATTTCATTAATTGGAGAGAGACCGGGATTGGCAACGGCGAAAAGCATCAGTGCGTATATTATCTACAAACCTAATAAGGACAGTGTTGAAGCAGATCGAACCGTGTTTTCAAATATCCATGAAGGGGGAGTTCCCCCAGTGGAAGCGGGTGCTTACCTATCAGAAATTATAGAAAAAATGCTCAAGCACAAAGCGAGCGGAGTAAAATTTTCCCAAATAAACTAA
- the eutH gene encoding ethanolamine utilization protein EutH: MVLVGNIVIYIIMTCAVIGAIASIKNSEDGIGGQFMEGLHAIGHIFVPAAGIMASIPYLSWFIDKVFGPFFEKIGADPAIAATTILASDMGGYQLAEALQQSYEAWIMALIVGFMAGATIVFSIPMGLAMLDKRDHKYMALGIMSGLLTIPIGVLISSVIITMTNANVREVVSTNADSTYEFAMNYLAIFANLTPLIIFVVVLAAGLYFLPDMMINGFMWFGRILDAGIKLVLVFSIVEYFTGFFSLVFGGWGFDPIMADADDQFRALETAGYIGIMLAGAFPMVYLLQKYAARPLESIGKKLGLSAVGSAGLVATIANILAMFKLVRSMPPKDKVINIAFAVCAAFLLGDHLSFTANFQPTLILPIIAGKLSAGVIAIGVAYWLSVPKARELEREDRANGVIGKDEYIEKEEFEGDVVATSGDAK, translated from the coding sequence ATGGTTTTAGTCGGAAATATAGTGATTTACATTATTATGACCTGTGCTGTTATCGGGGCGATTGCTTCTATTAAAAATAGCGAAGATGGAATTGGCGGCCAATTTATGGAAGGTCTTCATGCAATTGGCCACATTTTTGTACCTGCTGCCGGTATTATGGCTTCGATCCCTTATTTATCGTGGTTCATTGATAAAGTATTTGGTCCATTTTTTGAAAAGATTGGGGCAGATCCTGCAATTGCCGCTACGACGATTCTTGCTTCTGACATGGGAGGCTATCAGCTGGCTGAGGCGCTGCAGCAATCGTACGAAGCCTGGATCATGGCATTAATTGTCGGCTTTATGGCAGGGGCGACCATCGTGTTCTCGATTCCTATGGGATTGGCGATGCTAGATAAACGAGACCATAAGTATATGGCTTTAGGGATTATGTCAGGGCTGCTGACTATTCCGATCGGTGTTTTGATCTCGAGTGTAATTATCACGATGACAAATGCCAATGTAAGGGAAGTCGTATCCACCAATGCGGATTCCACTTATGAATTTGCTATGAACTACTTAGCCATTTTTGCTAATTTAACACCTCTTATTATTTTCGTTGTTGTATTAGCGGCTGGTTTATATTTCTTGCCCGACATGATGATTAATGGATTTATGTGGTTTGGAAGAATTTTAGATGCAGGGATCAAATTAGTACTCGTCTTCTCCATCGTCGAGTATTTTACAGGGTTTTTCTCTCTCGTATTTGGCGGGTGGGGCTTTGATCCAATTATGGCTGATGCGGATGACCAGTTTAGAGCACTTGAAACAGCCGGTTACATTGGAATTATGCTTGCTGGTGCTTTTCCAATGGTATATTTACTGCAGAAATATGCGGCTCGTCCGCTGGAGTCCATTGGTAAGAAGCTTGGTTTAAGTGCGGTGGGAAGTGCAGGGCTTGTAGCAACCATTGCGAATATTTTAGCAATGTTTAAACTTGTCCGCTCTATGCCTCCTAAAGATAAAGTTATTAACATTGCTTTTGCTGTTTGTGCGGCGTTCTTACTGGGAGATCATCTATCATTTACTGCGAACTTCCAGCCAACCTTAATCCTTCCGATCATAGCCGGTAAGCTATCAGCCGGGGTAATTGCAATTGGTGTTGCCTACTGGCTTTCCGTTCCAAAAGCGAGAGAACTTGAAAGAGAAGATCGAGCAAATGGAGTCATTGGAAAAGATGAGTATATCGAAAAAGAAGAATTTGAAGGTGACGTCGTAGCAACAAGCGGGGATGCAAAATAA
- a CDS encoding EamA family transporter, with translation MGYVYIFGTIFFTVYGQLILKWKIDQYGGLPLLWKDKFIFLLQLLLNPFILSGFLSAFVASIFWMAAMTKFDISYAYPFMSLSFVLVFVLSVFLFGEPMTFKKVMGISLIVAGIIVMR, from the coding sequence ATGGGATACGTATATATTTTCGGAACAATCTTTTTCACCGTATACGGCCAGTTAATTTTAAAATGGAAAATTGATCAATATGGAGGACTGCCTCTTTTATGGAAAGATAAATTCATCTTTCTGCTGCAGCTGCTTCTTAACCCATTTATATTATCCGGCTTCTTATCAGCTTTTGTCGCATCTATTTTCTGGATGGCAGCGATGACAAAGTTTGATATCAGCTATGCCTACCCGTTTATGAGCCTGTCATTTGTGCTTGTTTTTGTACTATCCGTTTTTCTTTTTGGAGAACCGATGACATTTAAAAAGGTTATGGGCATCTCCTTGATCGTAGCAGGAATTATTGTAATGAGGTGA
- a CDS encoding EutP/PduV family microcompartment system protein — MSKKNRGMLVGAIGAGKSTLALALLGRKPKAIKTQSLTYEDWLVDTPGEYTENPMYYKNIMATALEVTHVLFIQDATRKKTIFPPGFSTGLNKLPIGIVTKADDEQADIKHSIKQLKKVIPKGPIVVTSAKENKGIQMIRDLVMCNSLSEMKGYVKQTDDEHIIFNESLYK, encoded by the coding sequence GTGTCTAAGAAGAATAGAGGAATGCTCGTTGGAGCGATTGGTGCTGGTAAATCTACACTGGCGCTGGCATTATTAGGCCGCAAGCCGAAAGCGATAAAAACACAATCACTCACTTATGAAGATTGGCTTGTAGATACTCCAGGTGAATATACCGAAAACCCTATGTATTATAAAAATATCATGGCGACTGCTTTAGAAGTTACGCATGTTTTATTCATCCAGGATGCTACTCGGAAGAAAACGATCTTTCCTCCTGGATTCAGCACGGGGTTAAATAAATTACCTATTGGAATTGTTACAAAAGCCGATGATGAGCAGGCTGACATCAAGCATTCCATTAAACAGCTTAAAAAAGTGATACCGAAAGGACCGATTGTTGTTACGTCAGCTAAGGAAAATAAAGGAATACAGATGATCAGAGATCTCGTTATGTGTAACAGTCTCAGTGAGATGAAAGGTTATGTGAAGCAAACGGATGATGAACATATCATCTTTAATGAATCCCTTTACAAATAA